The stretch of DNA TCATGTTGACTCAAAATTAACCGAAACTAAATTTTTACTCACTGCGCACAAAGAACCTCCCTCATTTCAagaggttgctcccacattGCTATTGATGAAACTCGATCATTAATCTCTTATAACAAATTTTAACCCTATGGCTAATTGAACTGCTCATGCAGGCCAAATTATAGTTTTCTTTGATTAAGAAGCTCCAACAGTGAAACCAAAAATGCAAAAGATGAAATAAGAATGGAGggtgcataaaaaaaaaaaaaagggggggggggggggggggggtgcaaaaatgttaaaagagaGCGAGCGAAAACGAAATGGGGCGGTAGTTGAAAAGAAAAGCAGCCTTGGCTTTGTGACACTACAAAATTTACCGTCTGTTCTATTCTTACTTCTTACTTACTACTAACAAACGTGTCAAgcaaaagtaaaagtaaaaaaaacaaaggcCCATCTTATTCCCATTTCCCCCCATGATGACAAATACAACCAATTTTCCCTCTGTGTGAAGTGTGTGACCTTAGATGAAAGATCAAAGATCAGGAGGAATGGGGCTTGATCTTGAAGAGTACTCCGACACCAACTTAAGAAACATCGACGACTTGTCCTCTAATAGTCGAGCTGGAGTATCAAACTCGGCAATTCGACCTGCATTGCATTGCAAGTTCTTTTAACAttcaaatcatatatatgatgACAGGCCAGGCAAAAAAATGTGGGGTGGGGGGGGCTTTACCATCACTGAGGACCAATACAAGGTCACTATCAATTACAGTAGGGATCCGGTGTGCAATCGTACAGACGGTGCAGTCCTCGAACTCTGTTCTAATGATCTTCTGGATTAGGTTATCTGTTGCTGAATCAACCGAGGCTGTTGCTTCGTCCAGCACCAAGATCCTCGCTTGTTTCAGTAACGCCCGCCCGAGAGATACAAGCTGCCGCTGCCCTACGCTCCAATTGTCTCCGTTTTCTAACACTGGAACCACATCCACAAACATTTATTTAGTTAAACGCAAACTCCCCTTCTTCTCTCGAATACTGCCTACTGAATCAGTAAGCTAAGCCTGTGCTTGCACAAATTTCCCTTCTTGCCCGTATTGTACAAcaacaatacatacatacatacctgGGGTATCCAGTTTTTGCTCTTTCTCTCGAACTATATCTCCAAGCTGGGACTTGTCCAACGCCTGACCAAATTCAGTAACACAATTGTTAAGAGtctcacattgaaaatataagagaaaataaataaaagagagaatatatgagtttataaggccatAGATTAGAGTagttaattgattggattcaatcttttagtgtggtttggctcATGTTCATTATAGCCCATTGAGTGATTTGACCCAATATtagattataacatggtatcagagcctggttcggtggtttggcccatgtgcattatagcccattTTTCATATGTACTCAAGAGCAAAGGCAAACGGAATTTAACCTGCCATATTTCTTCATCTGTATGTTCTTCAAGGGGGTCAAGGTTGCCTCTAATGGTCCCTTCGAATAATGTTGGATCTTGGGGAATAATACTCAAACGACCACGAAGATCATGCAAGCCAATGCTTGAAATGTCAATATTGTCTATAACTATTCTTCCTTCAGCAGGTTCAACCAATCGGAATAGGGCCTGAATCAGAGTAGATTTTCCACTTCCTGTTCGGCCAACAATTCCAATTTTGTTCCCACCTGGAAATCTGCACGTTACGCCATGGAGCACAATAGGAAGATTCTCCTTATACCGAACCTATAACAAACCAAACAGTTATAACCTATTCACATTGCTTGCTTATTCCTGCTGGAAATAAGGCAGAAGAGATACGATGTTTCCATAATTAGGCATAAAATAAGAAGACTTCACAAAAGAAGATACTGTAATGTCATTTACTTAATATGCATATTTAAGATCTTAGGACTTGAAAAATAGACTCGAATGACTTATATGTTATTTTACCTTACACAACTCTTTAAGTATTGATACTTGCTCTTTCTATTTTTACCTCCCTTTCTATTTGCTTTTCTTTACAAAGAAATTGGAGTTTTTCCCTTCTAGCTGTAACAAAGATCCTACACACACACGTGTGTGTGACATGTCTAATAGTTTTCATAACGGACCTCatttagtaatattttttttataagagttaataccatctgtggttttgccacgtttagtcctaagcttttcaaattgaccacccgTGGtcttttgactttcaaattgttaccgtctatggtccaagttaaccaccaaTGGtctttcaactatcaaattttaaccacccatggtccttccAAGAGGACCAcgactggttaaattttgaaagttgaaggaccatgggtggttaacttggatcacggatggtaacaatttgaaagttgaaagaccacaggtgatcaatttaaaagtttaggactatatGTGGCAAAATCACTATATACGGAGGACCCCATATGGCATTAACTCTTTTTGATAAACTAGTGaacatattttctcaaaaatcaaacttgaaatcCAACTTCACTTTtaatgtgaatataaaattacacaatGGAAATTTAAGATGAATACCTTTAAATCAAAGAGTTCAATAGTTCCTTCTTCTGGCCATGATGACGGGGGACGAGAATCTTCAATAACCACAGGTGCCTCACTAGGGATTTGACAGTATTGGTGAATCCTTTCTAtagaaataattttgttttcaagCTTGCAAAAGCTAAGTATCCACCGCGATAAACGTGCATTCAAGTTTAGGCCATATGTCACAGCAAGGCCTGCCATACCTATAAAAGAAGAAACTTCATTTAGAACTTGAGTCAAGAAAAGCCGTTATACACACTAATTAACAGCTCACATAATCTTGAACAAGTACGGAAAACTACTAGAGCGATTTTTATGAAACCACATTTTTCTTGGGAGGGGggatctttttctttttgggtgatGAGGGAAATCCACAACTACTACCAGAGGGGTGTGTGCATTGGGGGTAAGGGGGATCTTCATTTGGAAAAAACAAACATGAATAAGGACGGATTCTTAAACTAATACTTGAGCAGTTGAACCATAACAATTGAAGATTACTTACAAATACGAAATGCCTTACTAGAACGACACATTAAAGCACAACAGCATCATTACATTTGAAAGCTATAAACTCAGTGGTTCACCAAATTATCTAACTACAAGCCAAATTTCCAAACATTTATTAGCATTGCTGTTAAGGCGTCACATAGGCGTCTGGTCAGTGGAGACCGGTCGCCTAACGAGCTCGCctcaccttaaaaaaaaaaaaaccctactaATACATAGCTGAGAATCTGAGACACTGACTCCCCCTCCCCGCTCCCCCCCGccccccaccccacccaccAAGCCTCGCCTTAGTGGTTGTTTACTTTGTTTTATGACAGGTTATGACTGAGAATGAAAATAACCCCAAGTATGATTTATGATCCATCAACGGATCCTAAAAGGAAGGCTAAATCTAAAGACCCATGCTGGAAATGCTAAATTATGAATTGatatatgatattttaatatatatatatatcctcatCGCCTAGGCGGCCACCTAATCGCCGCCTTGAAAGTCCGCCTTAACAACAATGTTTATTAGCTTTCTATAGAAAATCAGTAAATACTTACTTGGATCTATACTTCCATGGGGAAAACTCACAAGCAAAACCATACAGAAAGCAAAGACAAATGTTGAAAGCAACTCCATGCGTAGGCAGAGCCATTCTATAGCAGCTATACTGCAGAAGAATGGACGTGTGAAACAATCAAGAAGATAGAGATTTCTTTTCATAAATCTTTTCTCTTGCCCAAAACCTCTGATTGTGGCAGCTCCAGCTATTGACTCACCAAAGAGATGGATAATTGGAGATTTTTGGATGCTGACAATGCGAACCAGTTCCCTTGAGGAAGCCATATAGTATTTCTGTATGCATTTGTGTACGTACAGTTAACAATGTGCACTTTTCAAGTGTGAGtgtaaatgaaaaataaatcattCTTGAAGGAAATGTTTGAGAAGCAGGCATTCTATAAAGCATACTGTTCACGAATGAATTTCACTAGAGAACCTTAGCTTGCCCTTAGTTTTagcatttagggtgtgtttggtaacccggaaaatgatttccttttggtgtttggcaacatccggaaaatgtggttccgttgaccacggaaaatgagctcatttttccggaaaatggcttcgtgcgacattttttggtaaaaaaaaagaagttatttctaatttctaataaatattattagtttatatatttttatattttaaataaaataataaaaatatataattatacatttctactcattttccggaaaatgaaccaaacacacacagacagttttccagagtacatccaaacacaaaaaatgtactcattttccggaaaatgactcattttccaaaaaacattttccataagtcattttcctgctttccaaacacacccttaattaaaCTGTTAGCTTATCTTTGCTGATGGAAAGAAAGACCACAGTATGAACAAGCATTATGGACAATTATTAACTAAGTAAGTGCAGATCGACCCAAGACAAAGGAGGAGAAATCAATGTAGAACTCCAGATGTAAAAAAGCATGTGCTGATTCATAACAACTATTAAACCAAGGCATTGGGATCAATATAATAATCACCTGCATCCATAGGCAAGCTATTGCCATTGGGATAACAAGAAGCAAAATTTGCCAGGTGACTTCTGTCATGACACCAACGATACCAATCAGCTGGATTGTTGTTGAAGCAAAGCCACCGAGTCTGAACGGAATATCGAGATCAATAACACTTTGATCAACAGACACCTGGTAGACCATAAGGTTTCATTTAAACATTTTCTTTGTCCAGATAGAATGAGCACATCATGAAGGTTATAGGGAGGTTGAATCCAAAGAATAATCAACTAAAGTACAAAGTGCATATAAAGGAACGAGCCATACTAATGGGAACACTTGAACATACACGATTTAAGATACGCCCTGCTGGAGTGGAGTCAAAGAAAGACATTGGTGAGCGAAAAACTGTTCTCAGCATTTTCAGAAACAACTTCTGTGCCGCAGCCAGACCAAAAGTAGCAACCAGAACAGctctaataaatataaaccacGAGCTCCCAAAGGCAAGGGCCATATAAACAAGAATAAGAACCAAACTACTTGTTCTTGCTTCATCCCCTGGGGTTTGTGGATTTGCCCAAGCCATCCACCAGTTACTAGCTATCTGAAGAACTTGAAATAATGTTTGTGCAATAATGATAAGAGGAATGAGCAAACCCTTATATGCAGCTCCCATATATGATAGATAAACTTTCATGCTAACCCTTCCTCTCTCACGTTCCTCTTCCTGAACAAGCTGCTTTTTCTTAGAACGTTTagctttctttttctctttgatTGCTTTCTGCTCAGCAGCAGATCCGCATTCTTGCACTTCGTTTCCCAGACTATCAATATTAGCTCCAATTGATTCACATTTTTTACTCATTAGAACAGAGCCATCAAGAGGATGATGCTGGTCTGGTTCTTCAGAACTAGAAAGGTCCATAGCTTCAATTGCTTCATGATGAGCTGAAACCAGAGTTCTGAAATCAGTTCCTGCTTCAAGAAGGTCATCATACTTGCCACATTGAATGATACGACCTTCCTTAAGAACCTACAAAATGGAGCATGAAAACAATATAGGAATGAGAATACACAAAAAATgcttatattttttatactgTTTCTTTTTGTGCTGGAATTAAGATTGCAGGGTAGGATAGATTATATCCAAGCAGAAAGTTGAGCAACTTGACTCACAATGGCAACAAAAAATCTAACCTGCTGACCTCTTAGAATGAAAGGAAAGAATGCATTCagaaatataaaaatttctGCTTGGCATATCTtctatttttactttaaatagaGTTGGTACATTTTTAAGACAAAAGACTACATATCATAAATGGATTCAGTATCTAATGTGTTTCCTTTTGAACACTTTCCTTTTGGTTAGGGCAGGGGAAGGAGTGGGAGTGATTTATGATGTATGTTTGCATCATTTGGGCACTTTAGTCAAGCTCTAAAGCACATGCAGTCACCTAGAGCTCTATGGTACAGGCCACTTTTCTACAATAAAGGAACAAGATGCATTTGTCACTACCAACCCCTAAACGAGCTTTAGAAACTTTTCTTCTATGTACAGCAGTATTATCATAACTAAACATGCCACTTTGTCACACACtgcataaatataaaatttgtctTTTCCAGTTGCTGCTTTAGAAACACTCTAATCCTTTAGAGAAAGATGCTCTCCCTCAATAAGCTAACTATGCAAATCCATCAATATATAAGCTTTATGTTTTTTGAATTTACTGTTTAAACTAGTTGCTAATTTATGCTGTCTACATCTATGATCTATCCATGCATCCACAATTCCACATTATGTAAATAGTATACAAATGCAAAGATTAGTTTTCAAATAATTATGCTCTTATCCATtcagaaagaaaagaagattaTCAAAACCATATTCCTTCTAAAATCTATGCATTGGCTTCCAACactcaaattaaagaaagacTAGATGTCAAAAATCATTCCCATACTTCTACAAGGATGAAGCTCAGGATCAGAACTTCCGtgtcattatttattttgggtCAGCTGTACAATATgccaatttattattaaaaaaaataaaataaaataaaataaaataagaaggtATCAGATTATTTGTTGTGTTCTTACAGCTGTGTACAATCGTCTAATGGCAAAAACAAATCTTATTCAGTGAATTGATTGAAGAGCATTGAAAAGAATAACAGGAAAAACCAACTTGCAGACCTCCTAATGAGATACATACCAAACAATACAAGTTTTTATCTCATGAAAGTATGTGACGGTACAAGGGAAGAATATTACATACCAATATTAAATCAGCAGCAGGCAAAAATTCAACCTGATGAGTTACAAAAACAACAGTTTTCGTGGCTAGAGCTGTTATTATGTACTCCTGCAATTGAAAAATATCACATTTAAGTCAATTTCTTTCACTGAAGTGAAAATTTTGACTATGCAAAAGATAAGTTCAACCTTGAATAATTCAGAGCCTGTATGTGCATCAACAGCACTAAAGGGATCGTCCAGCAAATATATGTCTGCGTCCTGATAGAGTGCCCTGGCTAGTTGCACCCTTTGCTTCTGACCACCGCTAAGATTTATGCCTCTATCACCAATAATAGTCTGGTCGCCATGTGAGAAAAGCTCCAAGTCCTTTTTCAGCGAGCAAGCATGGATCACACTCTTGTACTTTGATTTATCCATTGGGCTGCCAAAGAGAATGTTTTCTTCTATTGTTCCAGATTGTATCCAAGCTGACTGAGAGACATAAGCAGAAGTTCCACATACTCGAACCTAAATAAAACATTAGAAAATTccaaattatattcatataatacaaaattcataGAAGTGTGAGTAGGATATGCCATAATCATTCAAAATACCTACTTCGCCAGTGACTTTGGGAATTTCACCAAGGATGCAAGAAAGGAAGCTTGACTTCCCAGAGCCCACCATGCCACAGACAGCTACACGCATTCCTCGTTCAACTCTTAATTGTATGCCTGACAATGTTGGCCTCATAGAAGATGCATCCCAGCAAAAGTCAGAGTCCTTAATTTCTATAGCCACATTTGAGGTGCCACGAGGCAGCACAACAGTTGCATCTCCCTGCAACTCTTCCTCCAGTAGAAATCCAGATATTCGATCAAGGGATACTTTTGTCTGAGCCATCATTGAAACCAGGTCGGGGAAATTTCTGAGTGGTTCCTGAAGGATCCTGAATGTTGCCAAAGCAGAAAGAACACTTCCTGCTGTAAGCGTACCTCCCAACAATATGCAGGTGCCAAAAGTGATGGCTGAAACAAATATTGGAGAGctccaaaaaataaaagtaactAATGCTTGTGTATAAAGAGCTTTACGCAAATATTTGTATTCCACACTGCGCATTTCCTCCAACATAATTCGGTACCTATCCTCCCAAGCTTGCAACTTGAGAATCCGCATGTTCCTAAGGCATTCAGAAGTCTTTCTCATTCTATCATCTTTAGCAGCCATTAATTTGTCTTGATAGTCTTCCTGAATCCGTGCTAATGGGATTGTTGCAACAATGGATATAACAGTTGCAATTAGTGTCGCAACAGATGCAATTCCAACATTCTTATATAGAATTGCAAGAGCAAGGATGATTTGAAGAGGCAGCATCCATATATCATGAAGGTACCAAGAATAGTCTCCTACTCTCTGAACATCAACCGCCATGTAATTCACCATCTCCCCTGTGGTGTGGCTTTGTCTGGCAGAGCTTGAGAGCTTGAGTCCTTTGCGGTATACCATTGCAGTGAGAGCAGATCTAACATGCATGCCCAAAATGTCAACCCCAAGATACCATTGCCTGGTTGTCAATGTCTCTATCAACTTTGCTACAAAGAAAATTCCAGTCAGAATGTACCCTTCATGGGGAAATGTTTCAACCCCAGCTAAGTAGTCTACAAAGTAGCTAATCATGTATGGACCCACATATGAAACTAGAGTATTCAGAGCTGCAAAAATCGCATTGCAGGCAGCCTCCCTCCAGAAAGATTTGAGAATAGCCCAAGCTAAACAAGGTTGTCTAGAAGggttttcagctttcaacttCTCCCAGTTTGAATTAAGTAACTTATAGTTGGTCTTGGAACGATCTTTTTGTG from Ipomoea triloba cultivar NCNSP0323 chromosome 7, ASM357664v1 encodes:
- the LOC116025794 gene encoding ABC transporter C family member 5, encoding MGIDVALFTAKISNQEPLLSIVLTGNHSLPVLELASICIHLTLFLVFISVVSARQICLCFGRIRVSKENSNAQANLGAEPVPVLGRVDVEIRRVEVNKSYKFSILCCFYVLFLCIVLLGYDGVGLIRQAAHKENVNWTFILLPAAQSLAWFVLSFSAIYCKFRAAEKFNLLMRVWWILSFLICLCSLYVDIRGLVSDGSADLSSHVLANFAETPALAFLCFVAFKGDSGVQVYRNSDAEEPLLAQGEPECLKVTPYSNAGFFSLATLSWLNPLLSAGAKRPLELKDIPLLAQKDRSKTNYKLLNSNWEKLKAENPSRQPCLAWAILKSFWREAACNAIFAALNTLVSYVGPYMISYFVDYLAGVETFPHEGYILTGIFFVAKLIETLTTRQWYLGVDILGMHVRSALTAMVYRKGLKLSSSARQSHTTGEMVNYMAVDVQRVGDYSWYLHDIWMLPLQIILALAILYKNVGIASVATLIATVISIVATIPLARIQEDYQDKLMAAKDDRMRKTSECLRNMRILKLQAWEDRYRIMLEEMRSVEYKYLRKALYTQALVTFIFWSSPIFVSAITFGTCILLGGTLTAGSVLSALATFRILQEPLRNFPDLVSMMAQTKVSLDRISGFLLEEELQGDATVVLPRGTSNVAIEIKDSDFCWDASSMRPTLSGIQLRVERGMRVAVCGMVGSGKSSFLSCILGEIPKVTGEVRVCGTSAYVSQSAWIQSGTIEENILFGSPMDKSKYKSVIHACSLKKDLELFSHGDQTIIGDRGINLSGGQKQRVQLARALYQDADIYLLDDPFSAVDAHTGSELFKEYIITALATKTVVFVTHQVEFLPAADLILVLKEGRIIQCGKYDDLLEAGTDFRTLVSAHHEAIEAMDLSSSEEPDQHHPLDGSVLMSKKCESIGANIDSLGNEVQECGSAAEQKAIKEKKKAKRSKKKQLVQEEERERGRVSMKVYLSYMGAAYKGLLIPLIIIAQTLFQVLQIASNWWMAWANPQTPGDEARTSSLVLILVYMALAFGSSWFIFIRAVLVATFGLAAAQKLFLKMLRTVFRSPMSFFDSTPAGRILNRVSVDQSVIDLDIPFRLGGFASTTIQLIGIVGVMTEVTWQILLLVIPMAIACLWMQKYYMASSRELVRIVSIQKSPIIHLFGESIAGAATIRGFGQEKRFMKRNLYLLDCFTRPFFCSIAAIEWLCLRMELLSTFVFAFCMVLLVSFPHGSIDPSMAGLAVTYGLNLNARLSRWILSFCKLENKIISIERIHQYCQIPSEAPVVIEDSRPPSSWPEEGTIELFDLKVRYKENLPIVLHGVTCRFPGGNKIGIVGRTGSGKSTLIQALFRLVEPAEGRIVIDNIDISSIGLHDLRGRLSIIPQDPTLFEGTIRGNLDPLEEHTDEEIWQALDKSQLGDIVREKEQKLDTPVLENGDNWSVGQRQLVSLGRALLKQARILVLDEATASVDSATDNLIQKIIRTEFEDCTVCTIAHRIPTVIDSDLVLVLSDGRIAEFDTPARLLEDKSSMFLKLVSEYSSRSSPIPPDL